The genomic segment CCAGCTTGCCCGCGTTGCGCAGCAACTGCCCGTTGTGCACGTGCGAGGCCGCCGCCAGGAAGCGGGTGCGGAGCGCCGAGGCCCGGTAGGTCAGTTCCTTGGGCTTCAGTTCGTAGGCCTGCTGGTAGAAATGGAAGGCGTTCTCGTAGTCCTGGCGGACTTCGGCCTCCTGGCCTTTCTTGAAGAGGTCTTTGGCCTGGTCGGCCCCCGCCGGCAGGGCCAGCCCTAGCGCCAGCAGCACAGCCAGCCAGCGCACCAGCGGTCTTGCAGAGACACGGAAGCTCTTGCCCGGAGCGAACGCCATGGGAAGCTCGCATTATACACCGGGGGCAGGCGCCTCCAAATCCCCCGGTTTGTGTGTGTTAGCATAAAACCGCGGCCATCCCGAGATGGCCCGTGCATGGCCCGCCAGAGCTCCCATCCCGTCCGCCCCGAGAAGGAGAAGAAGCCCCGCCGCGACCCCATTGCGGCGGGCGAGCGCGACGCCTCCGTCAACCGCCAGGCCTCCCACAACTACTTCCTGCTGGAAAAGTTCGAGGCCGGGGTGGTGCTGTCCGGCACCGAAGTCAAGTCCATCCGCGACGGCCGCGCCAACCTCAAGGACGCCTACGGCATCGTCAAAGACGGCGAACTCTGGCTGCTCAACGCCCACATCGGTCCCTACCAGCACGGCAACATCTACAACCACGAGCCCCTGCGCACCCGCAAGCTGCTGGTCCACAAGCTGGAGTTGCGCAAGCTCACGGGCAAGCTGCAGCAGAAGGGACTCACCCTCATCCCCACCCGGCTCTACTTCCGCAACGGCCGGGTCAAATGCGAACTGGCGCTGGCCAAGGGCAAGCAGCTCTGGGACAAGCGCGAAACCGAGCGACGCCGCACCGCCGATCAAGAGGCCCGCGAGGCCATGGCGCGCGCCCGCAAACCCTAAGGAACTCATCCCGACTCTATGAAGACCGAACTCTCGCTCGCCCAGCCCGCCGATGTTCAGACCGAATGCCTGGTCGCCGTCGTCCTCGACCATGGCGAGAAGGACAAGCCCGACGCCCGCGTGGCCACGGCTCCCGCCCTGCAGCAGGCTGCCGCCGAGGTCATCGCCTCCGGCGAGGCCACCGGCAAGCTCTTCGAGACGGTGCTCGTGCACCGGCCGCAGGGCCTGGCCGCCAAGCGCCTCCTGCTGGTGGGCGGGGGCAAGGCCAAGAGTTTTTCCGCCTACGACCTGCGCCGGGTGGCGGGGACGGCGGCCCGCTTCCTGAAGTCGCGCAGCCTCCGGAGCTTCGCCATGGTCGCGCCCGAGCCCTGGAACGGCGGCGCGCCCGCCGCCGTCAAGGCCGTGGTCGAGGGCGTCTTCGTCGGCGACTTCGATCCCGACACCTACAAGAGCGACCGCAAGGACCAGAGCCTGGAGGCGCTGACCGTGGTCGCGGCCGGCGACCCGGCCGCACTGCG from the Terriglobales bacterium genome contains:
- the smpB gene encoding SsrA-binding protein SmpB; translated protein: MARQSSHPVRPEKEKKPRRDPIAAGERDASVNRQASHNYFLLEKFEAGVVLSGTEVKSIRDGRANLKDAYGIVKDGELWLLNAHIGPYQHGNIYNHEPLRTRKLLVHKLELRKLTGKLQQKGLTLIPTRLYFRNGRVKCELALAKGKQLWDKRETERRRTADQEAREAMARARKP
- a CDS encoding M17 family peptidase N-terminal domain-containing protein encodes the protein MKTELSLAQPADVQTECLVAVVLDHGEKDKPDARVATAPALQQAAAEVIASGEATGKLFETVLVHRPQGLAAKRLLLVGGGKAKSFSAYDLRRVAGTAARFLKSRSLRSFAMVAPEPWNGGAPAAVKAVVEGVFVGDFDPDTYKSDRKDQSLEALTVVAAGDPAALRRALEEGRIVGESQNFTRELVNEPGNRMTPTALARRAADMVRLIAEHADGFRMTVEAYGADKIKELKMGAFWSVAQGSDEPPALIVIKY